From the genome of uncultured Pseudodesulfovibrio sp., one region includes:
- a CDS encoding TusE/DsrC/DsvC family sulfur relay protein produces the protein MAVVEFQGSSFEVDEDGFLQKFEDWTPVWVEYVKESEGIKEISEDHQKVIDFLQDYYKKNGIAPMVRILSKVTGFKLKQIYELFPSGPGKGACKMAGLPKPTGCV, from the coding sequence ATGGCTGTTGTTGAATTCCAGGGCTCTTCTTTCGAAGTTGACGAAGACGGCTTCCTGCAGAAATTTGAAGATTGGACCCCGGTTTGGGTCGAATACGTGAAGGAATCCGAGGGCATCAAGGAGATCTCCGAGGACCATCAGAAAGTCATCGACTTCCTGCAGGACTACTACAAGAAGAACGGCATCGCTCCCATGGTGCGCATCCTCTCCAAGGTCACCGGCTTCAAGCTGAAGCAGATCTACGAACTGTTCCCGTCCGGACCTGGTAAAGGCGCCTGTAAGATGGCCGGCCTGCCCAAGCCCACCGGCTGCGTCTAG
- a CDS encoding YcaO-like family protein → MIELKNCPKSFTTDQDKACTPVETVRRVKAALAEKCEGVLAQTDRVDTGRLGIPVFVSQCGPAARAVMPTRKQMGKGASPEQAEASALMELVERYSYFSFWADPDNFTELTWSEAQEKWPGQVMDIRQVIQSVDEEIVQDKAVRLMDLLRWKFHPALNVHTGKTEYVPLDWFKKLNEFNGSSAGNTFEESIEQGACELVERHVCARIDRSRQTTPTIDQATCEDPVLRRLLDCFDRNGVSIILKDFSLGYPVPTVAAVAWDRKTFPALSEIVFTAGTAASPVKAAIRAVTEVAQLAGDFETSRVYEASGLPKFTELDQIEWLKQGDVVSLDTLPTVEDGDIYNELMALAQGLAEKGVTLYAVDTRHPDLMVTANYNFVPGFDFRERTPHRSIGLFVGRILAEDADFDDAMEGLDVLEEIYPGAYFLPFFRGLLALRMGDPLYAAAQFEESVDLQPADAERALAVFYQAYALSQMEEWEDALPLLDRAVELDDECREFFNLRGVGHFKAGRYEEAAADFQASLDIDSGSPHDLANLGLCHKFMGNRQEAEDYLKASLDMDPTLEYAREHLLELEES, encoded by the coding sequence GTGATCGAACTCAAGAATTGTCCCAAATCCTTTACCACGGACCAGGACAAGGCCTGCACCCCGGTGGAAACCGTGCGTCGCGTGAAGGCCGCCCTGGCCGAGAAGTGCGAGGGCGTTCTGGCTCAGACCGACCGGGTGGACACCGGGCGGCTCGGCATCCCGGTTTTCGTCAGCCAGTGCGGTCCGGCTGCCCGTGCGGTCATGCCCACGCGCAAGCAGATGGGCAAGGGCGCTTCGCCGGAGCAGGCGGAAGCCTCCGCGCTCATGGAATTGGTCGAACGCTATTCCTATTTCAGCTTCTGGGCCGATCCGGACAATTTTACGGAGTTGACCTGGTCTGAGGCGCAGGAGAAATGGCCCGGTCAGGTCATGGACATCAGGCAGGTTATCCAGTCGGTGGACGAGGAAATCGTCCAGGACAAGGCCGTCCGGCTTATGGATCTGCTTCGGTGGAAATTCCATCCCGCTCTGAACGTGCATACCGGAAAAACCGAGTATGTACCCCTCGATTGGTTCAAGAAGCTCAACGAGTTCAATGGTTCTTCTGCCGGTAACACCTTCGAGGAATCCATCGAGCAGGGGGCTTGTGAACTGGTGGAACGGCATGTTTGTGCGCGGATAGACCGCTCGCGGCAAACGACTCCGACCATTGACCAGGCAACCTGCGAAGACCCCGTACTGCGTCGTTTGCTGGACTGCTTCGACCGCAATGGCGTGAGCATCATCCTCAAGGATTTCTCGTTGGGGTACCCCGTGCCCACGGTGGCTGCCGTTGCCTGGGATCGCAAGACGTTTCCGGCTTTGAGCGAAATTGTTTTTACCGCCGGAACCGCGGCGTCGCCGGTCAAGGCGGCCATCCGTGCCGTGACCGAGGTCGCGCAGCTGGCCGGGGATTTCGAGACCAGCAGGGTTTATGAGGCCTCGGGTCTGCCCAAGTTCACGGAACTGGACCAGATCGAGTGGCTCAAGCAGGGGGACGTGGTTTCCCTGGATACCCTGCCAACGGTCGAGGATGGTGACATATATAATGAATTGATGGCTCTGGCCCAGGGGCTCGCCGAGAAGGGCGTCACCCTGTATGCGGTGGACACCCGGCATCCCGATCTGATGGTCACGGCCAATTACAACTTCGTGCCGGGCTTCGACTTTCGGGAGCGCACCCCGCATCGATCCATCGGTTTGTTCGTCGGTCGCATTCTGGCCGAGGACGCTGATTTCGACGATGCGATGGAAGGACTCGACGTTCTGGAGGAGATATATCCTGGAGCGTACTTCCTGCCGTTCTTCAGAGGACTTCTGGCTCTGCGCATGGGCGACCCTCTGTACGCCGCGGCCCAGTTCGAGGAATCCGTGGACCTGCAACCGGCCGACGCCGAGCGTGCCCTGGCGGTCTTTTACCAGGCATACGCCCTGTCCCAGATGGAAGAGTGGGAGGACGCTCTGCCTCTGCTCGACCGGGCCGTGGAGCTGGACGATGAATGCCGGGAGTTCTTCAACCTGCGCGGCGTGGGTCACTTCAAGGCAGGGCGTTACGAAGAGGCTGCAGCCGACTTCCAGGCATCTCTGGATATCGACAGCGGATCGCCGCACGATCTCGCCAATCTCGGCCTCTGCCACAAGTTTATGGGTAATCGGCAGGAGGCTGAGGATTACCTCAAGGCGTCCCTCGACATGGACCCGACCTTGGAATACGCTCGAGAGCATCTACTTGAACTTGAGGAATCCTAG
- a CDS encoding DUF1385 domain-containing protein, translating into MRGILTMAAPQAVGGQAVIEGVMMRAKDKLAIAIRKADGEIVTDVRPWFILVKHPLLKKPFLRGFPVLMETMVNGIKALNYSAVQAAEDVEDEGCELTTWHLVLTMVLALGAALGLFVVLPHFLSVGMELLGWGGDVDSLSFHAWDGLIKMIVFVGYILAISYIPDIRRVFQYHGAEHKVIWTWEEGKELSPASSRFYSRLHPRCGTAFLLFVLAVSIMLYAVLVPWLLTFYSPEHFIVKHLYIVGMKLILMIPVSCVAYEMIKFAGKYSKNGLCKLMCWPGLMMQMLTTKEPDDSQLEVAIAALRCAVNAEEC; encoded by the coding sequence ATGCGAGGAATTCTGACGATGGCCGCGCCTCAGGCCGTGGGCGGCCAGGCGGTGATCGAAGGCGTCATGATGCGCGCCAAGGACAAGCTTGCCATTGCCATCCGCAAGGCGGACGGCGAGATCGTCACCGATGTGAGGCCGTGGTTCATCCTGGTCAAGCATCCCTTGCTCAAGAAGCCCTTCCTGCGCGGTTTCCCTGTGCTCATGGAGACCATGGTCAACGGCATCAAGGCCCTGAATTATTCCGCAGTACAGGCCGCCGAAGACGTTGAGGACGAAGGCTGCGAATTGACCACCTGGCATCTGGTCTTGACCATGGTGCTGGCGTTGGGCGCCGCGCTTGGCCTGTTCGTGGTCTTGCCGCATTTCCTGTCCGTGGGCATGGAACTGCTCGGGTGGGGCGGCGATGTGGATTCCCTCAGTTTCCATGCCTGGGACGGTCTGATAAAGATGATCGTCTTCGTGGGCTATATTCTGGCCATATCGTACATCCCGGATATCCGCCGGGTCTTTCAGTACCACGGGGCCGAACACAAGGTCATCTGGACATGGGAAGAGGGCAAGGAGCTATCACCCGCGTCGAGCCGCTTCTATAGCCGCCTGCACCCGCGGTGCGGTACCGCTTTTCTGCTGTTCGTTCTGGCGGTGTCCATCATGCTTTACGCCGTGCTGGTGCCCTGGCTGCTGACGTTCTATTCGCCGGAACATTTCATCGTCAAACATCTGTACATCGTCGGTATGAAACTCATTCTTATGATCCCCGTCAGTTGCGTGGCCTACGAGATGATCAAGTTCGCCGGGAAATACAGCAAGAACGGTTTGTGCAAGCTGATGTGCTGGCCGGGGCTGATGATGCAGATGCTGACCACCAAGGAACCTGACGACAGCCAGCTTGAGGTGGCCATTGCCGCCCTGCGATGCGCTGTCAATGCCGAGGAGTGCTGA
- the prfA gene encoding peptide chain release factor 1: MFGKLEEIEEKYVKLEQELAEPDIFNDQERYKKVSKAHADLGEVVEVFRRYKTLSQELADNHEMMDDSDPDIREMAKAEIDELEAQLPGLEDELKVLLLPKDPMDEKNIILEIRAGTGGDEAALFAADLYRMYTRYAEINSWKVEEMSSNSTGSGGYKEVIASISGDKVYSKLKYESGTHRVQRVPATESQGRIHTSAVTVAIMPEAEEVDVDIRPEDLRVDVFRSSGPGGQSVNTTDSAIRVTHIPSGLVVICQDEKSQHKNKAKALKVLRSRLLQMEQDKAKAEEEAARRSQVGSGDRSERIRTYNYPQGRVSDHRINLTLHKLPQIMEGELQELTDALISHFQAEALKRQGD; this comes from the coding sequence ATGTTTGGCAAGCTTGAAGAGATTGAAGAGAAATACGTTAAGTTGGAGCAGGAGCTTGCGGAGCCCGATATTTTCAATGATCAGGAGCGCTACAAGAAAGTCTCCAAGGCCCACGCCGATCTGGGCGAAGTGGTCGAGGTCTTCCGCAGGTACAAGACGCTTTCGCAGGAGCTTGCGGATAACCACGAGATGATGGACGACTCCGATCCGGACATCCGTGAAATGGCCAAGGCCGAGATCGACGAGCTTGAGGCGCAACTGCCCGGGCTCGAAGACGAGCTCAAGGTTCTGCTGTTGCCCAAGGATCCCATGGATGAGAAGAACATCATCCTGGAAATTCGTGCCGGTACCGGCGGAGACGAGGCGGCTTTGTTCGCGGCCGATCTGTACCGCATGTACACCCGTTACGCAGAGATCAACAGCTGGAAGGTTGAGGAGATGAGCTCCAACAGCACCGGTTCCGGCGGTTACAAGGAAGTCATTGCCTCCATCTCCGGCGACAAGGTTTACAGCAAGCTCAAGTACGAGTCCGGCACCCACCGGGTACAGCGTGTCCCGGCCACCGAATCCCAGGGCCGTATCCACACCTCGGCTGTGACCGTGGCGATCATGCCCGAGGCCGAAGAAGTGGACGTGGACATCCGCCCCGAAGACCTGCGCGTCGACGTGTTCCGGTCTTCCGGTCCCGGTGGCCAGTCGGTCAACACCACGGACTCGGCAATCCGCGTAACCCACATCCCTTCCGGGTTGGTTGTTATCTGTCAGGACGAAAAGTCGCAGCATAAGAACAAGGCCAAGGCTTTGAAGGTTCTGCGTTCCCGTCTGTTGCAGATGGAGCAGGACAAGGCCAAGGCCGAGGAAGAAGCCGCCCGGCGCAGCCAGGTTGGCTCCGGCGACCGGTCCGAGCGCATCCGCACCTACAACTATCCCCAGGGCCGCGTGTCCGATCACCGCATCAACCTGACCCTGCACAAGCTTCCCCAGATTATGGAAGGCGAACTGCAGGAGCTCACCGACGCATTGATCAGCCACTTCCAGGCCGAAGCGCTCAAGCGCCAGGGCGACTAG
- the prmC gene encoding peptide chain release factor N(5)-glutamine methyltransferase — protein sequence MSRKIQDVLKECESRLSGVDSPRLSAELLAAQALGCSRLSLNLERGRVLTDNELAAIDTLVTRREAGEPVAYILGTREFYGLDFAVSPAVLIPRPETEHIVEAVEASFAKDQSFYFVDLGTGSGILAVTIASLFPKARGVAVDISPDALAMAQGNARTHNVLDRLEFRQMDFTHGAVEGTFDLIVSNPPYVSEPEFAAASHEVTGFEPTGALVSGPDGLDHIRAMLSHVAAMLKPAGRFFMEIGYDQAKMVIDIIDSNHPEFEVVGVQKDLAGLDRMVFARKK from the coding sequence GTGTCCCGAAAAATACAGGACGTGCTCAAGGAGTGCGAGTCCCGCCTTTCCGGCGTGGACTCGCCCCGTTTGAGCGCGGAACTTCTTGCGGCCCAGGCCTTGGGCTGTTCTCGCCTTTCGCTCAACCTTGAAAGGGGCAGGGTACTTACGGACAACGAGCTCGCCGCCATAGATACCCTTGTGACCCGCCGGGAAGCAGGGGAGCCTGTGGCATACATCCTGGGAACCAGAGAATTCTACGGTCTGGACTTTGCCGTTTCACCCGCCGTGCTCATTCCCCGACCCGAGACCGAGCACATCGTGGAAGCGGTGGAGGCATCTTTCGCCAAGGATCAGTCCTTTTATTTTGTCGATCTCGGCACCGGTTCCGGCATATTGGCCGTGACCATTGCCTCTCTCTTTCCCAAGGCGCGAGGCGTCGCCGTAGACATCAGCCCGGACGCTCTGGCGATGGCCCAGGGCAATGCGCGTACCCATAACGTCCTTGATCGCCTTGAATTTCGTCAAATGGACTTTACTCATGGCGCGGTGGAAGGGACCTTTGATTTGATCGTCTCCAATCCGCCGTATGTGAGCGAGCCCGAGTTCGCTGCCGCCAGTCATGAGGTCACCGGGTTCGAACCGACAGGCGCACTGGTCAGTGGGCCGGACGGTCTCGATCACATTCGGGCCATGCTCTCCCATGTGGCCGCCATGCTCAAACCCGCCGGACGTTTCTTCATGGAGATTGGTTACGATCAGGCAAAAATGGTAATAGATATCATTGATAGTAATCATCCGGAATTTGAAGTGGTTGGGGTGCAAAAAGACCTGGCAGGGCTGGATCGAATGGTCTTTGCGCGTAAAAAATAA
- a CDS encoding FliA/WhiG family RNA polymerase sigma factor, which produces MAILNSSGRNSSSRNDPWLELEQGVKRWDDFSPRDRENIVRYYAPKIRILALRLKAKLPQSVELNELISAGSLGLLDALGKFNPELGIKFDTYSENRIKGAMLDELRRMDWFSRGLRQKVKVLEDSMRQIEHETGSPATTEQLCELTGMSDKEVQQGLEALNNQVCLSLDTFQENLIGQKKMTDNEPFQSAAFQEIVDKVANLIEELTPREKLVISLYYGEELNMKETAEVMDITEGRVSQLHSQALNKLRKTFRARYENE; this is translated from the coding sequence ATGGCAATATTAAATTCTTCTGGAAGAAACTCCTCTTCCAGGAACGATCCGTGGCTTGAGCTGGAGCAGGGCGTCAAGCGTTGGGATGATTTCTCGCCGAGGGATCGGGAGAATATCGTCCGCTACTACGCGCCCAAAATCCGGATTCTGGCACTGCGGCTCAAAGCGAAGCTGCCTCAGAGCGTTGAGCTGAACGAGCTCATCAGCGCGGGCAGTCTCGGCCTTCTGGATGCCCTTGGGAAATTCAATCCGGAGTTGGGGATCAAGTTCGATACCTACTCGGAGAACCGGATCAAGGGGGCCATGCTTGACGAGCTTCGCCGCATGGACTGGTTCTCCAGGGGGCTCAGGCAGAAGGTCAAGGTGCTCGAAGACTCCATGCGCCAGATCGAGCATGAAACAGGCTCCCCCGCCACGACTGAGCAGCTCTGCGAACTCACCGGCATGTCCGACAAGGAGGTGCAGCAGGGACTTGAAGCGCTGAACAACCAGGTTTGTCTGAGCCTCGACACGTTTCAGGAGAATCTCATCGGCCAGAAGAAGATGACCGACAACGAACCGTTCCAGTCGGCCGCCTTTCAGGAGATTGTTGACAAAGTAGCCAATCTCATTGAAGAATTGACGCCGAGAGAAAAATTGGTCATATCTTTGTATTATGGGGAGGAGTTGAACATGAAGGAGACGGCCGAGGTTATGGACATAACCGAGGGACGCGTCTCGCAGCTCCACTCTCAAGCATTGAATAAATTAAGAAAAACGTTCAGAGCTCGTTACGAAAACGAGTAG
- a CDS encoding chemotaxis response regulator CheY: protein MGYDTNMRVLVVDDFSTMRKIIKNILRQLGFNNIVEADDGSTAWEVLNKDNIDFIVSDWNMPTMSGIELLRKVRASEEYADIPFLMVTAEAQQENIIEAVQAKVSNYIVKPFTPETLGQKIDKIFA from the coding sequence ATGGGTTATGATACCAACATGCGCGTCCTGGTTGTAGACGATTTCTCCACCATGCGTAAAATCATCAAAAACATCCTGCGCCAGCTGGGCTTCAACAACATCGTCGAGGCTGACGACGGCTCCACGGCCTGGGAAGTGCTCAACAAGGACAACATCGACTTCATCGTCTCCGACTGGAACATGCCCACCATGTCCGGCATCGAACTGCTCCGCAAGGTGCGCGCCAGCGAGGAATACGCGGACATCCCCTTCCTGATGGTTACCGCCGAGGCACAGCAGGAGAACATTATCGAGGCTGTCCAGGCCAAGGTGTCCAATTACATCGTCAAGCCGTTCACTCCCGAAACTCTGGGCCAGAAGATCGACAAAATCTTCGCCTAG
- the rpmE gene encoding 50S ribosomal protein L31, whose translation MKNDIHPKTYKAKVRCHCGYEAELLTTKGEEFEVEICSNCHPFYTGKQRFVDTAGRIDRFRKKYGDLSSLAAKSK comes from the coding sequence ATGAAAAACGATATTCATCCCAAGACTTACAAGGCCAAAGTTCGTTGCCACTGCGGCTACGAGGCCGAATTGCTGACCACCAAGGGTGAGGAGTTCGAAGTGGAAATCTGCTCCAACTGCCATCCCTTCTACACCGGTAAGCAGCGCTTCGTGGACACCGCCGGCCGCATCGACCGCTTCCGCAAGAAGTATGGCGATCTGAGCAGCCTGGCCGCAAAGTCCAAGTAG
- a CDS encoding flagellar basal body-associated FliL family protein: MVLLVPDDADDVTDAPAERKAELDDAAASKATQKVDLDLDDAPFLEDEDEEEEIEEVEVSTPFLTEDDSKPKTGLVALLKNKFVIMGLGVILLLLVVIVILLLRAPEAPPPPPPPPVEETIPEPAPEPEVPETPQILIKLDPFLIEQMDSAGKIRFLEVSILLSTEDEGLARQFKQETFAVRNALYYYLKNKDLQFLSDKENSEKLKKELLVIINQYMGFGQFDTLMFEQYLVR; encoded by the coding sequence ATGGTCCTGCTCGTTCCGGATGATGCCGATGATGTAACCGACGCTCCCGCCGAGCGGAAAGCGGAGTTGGACGACGCCGCAGCGAGCAAGGCCACCCAGAAGGTCGATCTCGACCTCGATGACGCCCCGTTCCTTGAAGATGAGGACGAGGAAGAGGAAATTGAGGAGGTCGAGGTCTCGACCCCGTTTTTGACCGAGGACGACAGCAAGCCCAAAACCGGGCTTGTCGCCCTGCTCAAAAACAAGTTCGTTATCATGGGGCTGGGCGTTATCCTGCTCCTGCTGGTCGTCATCGTCATTCTCCTGCTGCGCGCCCCAGAAGCTCCACCTCCGCCGCCTCCGCCCCCCGTGGAGGAAACCATTCCGGAACCGGCTCCCGAGCCCGAGGTTCCGGAGACGCCACAGATTCTCATCAAACTCGATCCGTTCCTCATCGAACAGATGGATTCGGCAGGCAAGATCCGCTTTCTCGAGGTCAGTATCCTCCTGTCCACCGAGGATGAGGGACTGGCCCGGCAGTTCAAGCAGGAGACGTTTGCCGTCCGCAACGCCCTGTACTACTATCTCAAGAATAAGGATCTGCAGTTTTTGTCCGATAAGGAAAACAGTGAGAAGCTGAAAAAGGAATTGCTGGTCATCATCAATCAATACATGGGGTTCGGCCAGTTCGATACATTGATGTTCGAACAATATCTTGTGAGGTGA
- a CDS encoding MinD/ParA family protein yields MSSNLPLVLSVTSGKGGVGKTNMSVNLAYSLSAAGKNVVLLDADLGLANVDVILGLAPQYNLFHLFHEEMTLDRILFDTPYGFRILPASSGVSDMVNLDKGQKLDLLDAMDSLEDNVDYLIVDTGAGINDNVLYFNLAVQERLLIITPEPTSLTDAYALIKVLKLHHGVEKFRVLVNMVKDVNMAREVYLKLLNACDHFLDGISLDLVGFVPYDQNVRNAVIAQTPFCHKFPKTPASVAVRQTAQKVKNWQVTPNTDGNIKFFWKKLLFQERSVA; encoded by the coding sequence ATGAGTTCGAATCTTCCCCTGGTCCTCTCCGTCACCTCCGGCAAAGGAGGCGTCGGCAAGACCAACATGTCGGTCAATCTGGCCTACTCCTTGAGCGCCGCAGGCAAAAACGTCGTCCTGCTGGACGCCGATCTTGGGCTGGCCAACGTGGACGTCATTCTCGGGCTTGCGCCCCAATACAATCTCTTCCACCTGTTCCACGAGGAAATGACGCTGGACCGCATTCTCTTCGATACCCCTTACGGCTTCCGCATTCTGCCGGCCTCCTCGGGTGTCAGCGACATGGTCAACCTCGACAAGGGGCAGAAGCTGGATCTTCTGGATGCCATGGACTCCCTGGAGGACAATGTCGACTATCTCATCGTGGATACCGGCGCGGGCATCAACGACAACGTCCTCTATTTCAATCTGGCCGTGCAGGAACGACTGCTGATCATCACCCCGGAACCCACTTCCCTGACCGACGCCTACGCGCTGATCAAGGTCCTCAAGCTGCACCATGGGGTGGAAAAATTCCGCGTGCTGGTGAACATGGTCAAGGACGTGAACATGGCCCGCGAGGTCTACCTCAAGCTCCTGAACGCCTGTGATCACTTTCTCGACGGCATTTCGCTCGACCTGGTAGGCTTCGTGCCGTATGACCAGAACGTGCGCAACGCGGTCATCGCGCAGACCCCGTTCTGCCACAAATTTCCCAAGACCCCGGCCAGCGTGGCTGTCCGGCAGACGGCTCAAAAAGTCAAAAACTGGCAGGTAACCCCTAACACCGATGGCAATATTAAATTCTTCTGGAAGAAACTCCTCTTCCAGGAACGATCCGTGGCTTGA
- the lpxC gene encoding UDP-3-O-acyl-N-acetylglucosamine deacetylase, which translates to MSQTTIHRSVRCTGIGLHSGKQVDLVLRPAAEDTGILFSLRDGSGSTFMTPAPSLVVETSLATVLGDGRETVATVEHLLATINGMGIDNIHIEVTGKEVPIMDGSAGSFVYLLKQAGVRTLNKPRKVLTFKKAMEFEQDGKYIKARPYDGLRVDYTIEFAHPLIGRQHMTLEITPENFAQHLAKARTFGFLKEVDYLHANGLALGGSLDNAVVLDEYNILNADGLRFEDEFVRHKMLDFVGDIATFGARLQGHFEVFASGHALNNAFLRHLDENRDLYLEEKVESVSAVEESPAREQLMPSPVMA; encoded by the coding sequence ATGTCTCAGACAACCATACATAGATCAGTACGTTGCACCGGTATCGGTCTCCACAGCGGCAAGCAGGTGGATCTGGTTCTCCGGCCCGCAGCTGAGGATACCGGAATTCTGTTTTCGCTACGCGATGGTTCCGGTTCCACCTTCATGACACCTGCCCCGTCCCTGGTCGTGGAGACCAGCCTGGCCACGGTGCTGGGTGACGGCCGTGAGACCGTGGCCACAGTCGAACATCTGCTCGCCACCATCAACGGTATGGGCATCGACAACATCCATATTGAAGTCACGGGCAAGGAAGTGCCCATCATGGACGGCAGCGCCGGTTCCTTCGTGTATCTGCTTAAGCAGGCGGGCGTGCGCACCCTGAACAAGCCCCGCAAGGTCCTGACCTTCAAGAAGGCCATGGAGTTCGAGCAGGATGGCAAGTACATCAAGGCTCGTCCGTATGATGGCCTGCGCGTTGATTACACCATCGAGTTCGCCCATCCCCTTATCGGCCGCCAGCACATGACTTTGGAAATCACCCCGGAGAATTTCGCTCAGCATCTCGCCAAGGCCCGCACTTTCGGTTTCCTCAAGGAAGTTGACTACCTGCATGCCAATGGCTTGGCGCTTGGCGGTTCGCTTGATAACGCGGTTGTACTGGATGAATACAATATTCTTAATGCTGACGGGCTGCGCTTTGAAGACGAATTCGTTCGTCACAAGATGCTCGACTTCGTCGGTGACATCGCCACCTTCGGCGCTCGGCTCCAGGGCCACTTCGAGGTGTTCGCTTCGGGTCACGCCTTGAACAACGCCTTCCTTCGCCATCTGGACGAAAATCGCGATCTGTATCTTGAGGAAAAGGTCGAGTCCGTTTCCGCCGTTGAGGAATCTCCGGCCCGCGAACAGCTCATGCCTTCTCCTGTTATGGCCTAA